The Methanoculleus sp. SDB genome includes the window TGCCCGCAACCTCGACAAGCATCGACTCGAATTCAAAGCCTTGGACGGTAATTTTGCCGCGGTGCACCAGATAGAGTGCCTCTTCGGGCGCAAGGCGGAGTCCGTCGCCGTCCGGCCGCCCGTATCCGCTCTGGTCGTACAGCCCGGCGCCGTCCGGCCCGAGGCGCACTGATGTACCGTCGATTGTCGCCTTCACTCCAATTCTATTGGTAATCAACCTTTATAGTCATGCATGGGGGTGCCGGGGCCGCCCGATCGCGGTCGCAACCCCGGCCTGTAACAAAATGTAACTTTTATCAGATCTCGTGTTACATAATGTAACATGTCACGGGTCATGCGCATTCAGGAGGATGCGGCGGACATAGCGCTGTCATATGCCCCGACGGTGAGCGAGGGCATCAGGGTGATGGAGCGCCTTCTGCTCCGGCAGCGCGAGAAGGTGGATTACGGCATGATACGGGAGATTGTCAGGGAGGAACTCGATGTGCTGCGCGGGTACTGAAACGAATCAGGTTTTTCTTTGATCGCATTCCATACTTCAGGTAGCACTCAAACGAGGAGAAATTCTATGAAAGGTCCATCAATCCAGCGAATGGCGGCTGCCGCATGGGCGGTATGCCTGATCTGTTTCGTGTCCGTTCATGCCGCAGGCTTTGCAGACGGTGCGATGCCGGAGGAGCGGTTCTTCCGGACACTTCATGCGGGGACATACACGGATATCCATACGATCGTACCGCTTGCCGACGGGGGCATGATCGCGGGCGGTCTCGCATACAACTCGGGCGGAGTGGAGAACGGAATCCTCGTCCGGTATGACGCGGACGGTGAAGCCGTATGGGAGCAGCGTTTTACCGGCGATGTCATTCCGGCCGTGATCGAATCGGGTGACGGCGTGTACTCGGGGATTACCTACATGACGCCTCTTACCTATGCCTCCCATGCCGCATACGAAAACGTCACCGGCACCTCGACCCTCTTTTCCGTCACCGGGGATGGAGACATTCTGTACGTGGCGGAGCTCGACAACGCACGGGCATCGGACATCCGTGCGGCGCCCGACGGCGGTGTGATGGTGACGGGGTGGCTCTGGGTAACTGACGACGGGTATGCCGGATTCCTTTCGAAATATGCGGCTGACGGGACGTTTGAATGGACCGTCACCTATCCGGGGCTCATTCCACATGCCCTTATCATGGCTCCGGACGGGGGCTGGATCCTTGCCGGCGCGACAACACCGCTTCCCGAAACCCCGACCGACGGGTGGATGCTGCGCACCGGCTCCGACGGAACGGAAATGTGGCGCCAGACATACCCCGGCACGGCGGCGTTCACGGTTCTGGACACCCCCGCCGGCGGATACCTTGTCGGGGGGGGCACGCAAAGCCTCGTGTCCTACACCGGCGATGCGTGGTTCATGCTGACGGATGAAACGGGAGCACGGATCTCTTCGTCGCAGCCGGGCGGCGTCGCCCTGTACGACAGCGCCGAGATGCCGGGAACGGGGTACGTCTTTGCCGGCAAGTGGGCCGATTCGGGGGCGCTCCTGTTCGTGGGATATGACGGAGGCGAGTTCGGCGTGATCGTCCGTGATGATGCGGACGGGCGGCTGAACACCGTCACGGTTGCCGGCGAAACAATCGTCGCCGGCGGATGGGAACGGATCTCCTCGAATATCAAGGGCGTCATCATCGGGTATCCGGTACCGGAAGGGCCGGCACAGACGACAGTGCCCACGACTCTGCCGTCCCCCACGCAAACACCCGGATTTGCTGCAGCCGCCTGCTGTGCCGGTATTTTCGGAGCTGCGCTCCTTCTCGGCCGCCGGTAAGGACCTCTTCAATCGCCCTTTTTACCGTGCCGTGACCCCTTCCGGCCATTACTGCACGGGTTCGCGAGCTCCCTGACCCTGCTGATGTTATCCGCATCGCTGCGCCGGGCATCCACGGGTGTCTCACAGATGAGCGGGCATGCCCTGACTGCGGGGTGTGCAAGGAATGCGCGAAAGCCGTCCTCCCCGATTGCACCGAGGCCGACATGCTCGTGCCGGTCGAGGTGACTCCCCCGTGCGCCCTTGCAGTCGTTCACGTGCACGACACGCAGGTCTGCACAGCCGACGGCACTGTCGAAGTCGCGGAGCGTTTCCGCCACCTCGTCGCGGCCGGAGAGATCATACCCCGCGGCCCATGCATGGCAGGTGTCGAAACAGACGCCGACCTGGTCGGGGCTGCCGATTCCATCCAGTACCTCCCGGATCTCTTCGAACGTCCCGCCGACACTGTGTGCGGTGCCGGCCGTATTTTCAAGGAGCACCGTCACGGTGCCGCGGCTCTCCGCAAGGGCACGGGAAATCCCGTCGACAAGACGTGCTATCCCCCCGGAGGCTCCCGAACCGAGATGGCTGCCGAGGTGCGTGACGAGATAGGGGATGCCGAGTGCGGTGCACCGGTCCAGTTCCCGGATCATGACAGCGACGGACTTTTTATAGACCTCCTTTTTCGGGGACGCGAGGTTCGGGAGATAGGGCATATGCGCCACGACGGGGTCCATCCCGGCAGCCCGGACACCCGTGGAAAACGCCGCGGATGCATCGGGTGCGAGCTCCTTCGCGGCCCAGCCCCTCGGATTGCCGGTGAATATCTGAAATACATCGCATCCCCGTTCCCGTGCCCGTTCCACCGCACGGTCGATGGATCCGGCGATCGAGACGTGGCACCCGACCCTCACCGGTACCGCACTCCCGCAGGCCATGGGTGTCAATCCTGCCGGAGGATGCGCCGGAGCTCTTCCAAAAGCGCACCGGAAAATGCCGACGTCCCGGCCGTTCCCCCGATATCCCTCGTGGCGATGCCGCGTGCGAACGTGGCGGAAAGCGCCTCCTCCACCTGTGCCGCCGCCGTACTGTCTCCCGCGTGCTCCAGCAGGAGCGCCGCGCTCCGCACCGCGGCAACCGGATTTGCGATATCCTTTCCGGCAATGTCGGGTGCACTGCCGTGCACAGGCTCGAAGAGGGCATGTCGTCTGCCGATGTTTGCCGACGGGAGCATTCCGAGGCCTCCGACAAGGTAGGCGGCAATATCGCTGAGAATGTCGCCGAAAATATTCGTGGTGACGATCACGTCGTAGCGGGACGGCG containing:
- a CDS encoding endonuclease, producing MACGSAVPVRVGCHVSIAGSIDRAVERARERGCDVFQIFTGNPRGWAAKELAPDASAAFSTGVRAAGMDPVVAHMPYLPNLASPKKEVYKKSVAVMIRELDRCTALGIPYLVTHLGSHLGSGASGGIARLVDGISRALAESRGTVTVLLENTAGTAHSVGGTFEEIREVLDGIGSPDQVGVCFDTCHAWAAGYDLSGRDEVAETLRDFDSAVGCADLRVVHVNDCKGARGSHLDRHEHVGLGAIGEDGFRAFLAHPAVRACPLICETPVDARRSDADNISRVRELANPCSNGRKGSRHGKKGD